A genomic window from Candidatus Krumholzibacteriota bacterium includes:
- a CDS encoding class I SAM-dependent methyltransferase has product MGELTKHVIRSYDEPVIRAYCRLRFLIMNMRIMEEIEQYLPREGTILDVGCGFGYFSVLFASCAPRRRMIGFDADPRRIEIARRVGGRLGLDGRVDFRRCDVADYPFEERVDAIFVLDLLHHLPRELAPRLVRSFRRALADDGVLVVKDVTRRPRHKLLFTWLLDRLHYGSGPLNYFGRDEMLEMIGGEGFDVKHHHLLDVLPYPHVMYVCRKQRPDGQVTA; this is encoded by the coding sequence ATGGGCGAACTGACGAAGCACGTGATCCGCTCGTACGACGAGCCGGTCATCCGCGCCTACTGCCGCCTCCGTTTCCTCATCATGAACATGCGGATCATGGAGGAGATCGAGCAGTACCTGCCGCGGGAGGGGACGATCCTGGATGTCGGCTGCGGATTCGGGTACTTCTCGGTCCTCTTCGCCTCCTGCGCGCCGCGGAGGCGGATGATCGGCTTCGACGCCGACCCCCGGCGGATCGAGATCGCCCGGCGGGTCGGCGGCCGCCTCGGTCTCGACGGCCGCGTCGACTTCCGCCGGTGCGACGTGGCCGACTATCCCTTCGAGGAGCGCGTGGACGCGATCTTCGTCCTCGACCTGCTCCACCACCTGCCACGGGAGCTCGCGCCGCGGCTCGTCCGCTCCTTCCGCCGGGCCCTCGCCGACGACGGCGTCCTCGTCGTCAAGGACGTGACGCGCCGTCCCAGGCACAAGCTCCTCTTCACCTGGCTGCTCGACCGGCTGCACTACGGCTCCGGGCCGCTCAACTACTTCGGCCGCGACGAGATGCTCGAGATGATCGGGGGGGAAGGCTTCGACGTGAAGCACCATCACCTGCTCGACGTGCTCCCCTATCCGCACGTCATGTACGTCTGCCGGAAACAACGGCCGGACGGACAGGTCACCGCTTGA
- a CDS encoding A/G-specific adenine glycosylase, whose translation MTKLTQRDVREFRRTVLDAYAERGRPGLPWRLTNDPWLILVSEMMLQQTQVPRVAERYGDFCRRFPAPADLARAGLDEVLAAWSGLGYNRRAMYLHRAARVIVERHGGAVPERYGDLLALPGIGPAAAGGIAAFAFGLAHPFIETNIRAVFIHHFFPGRREVRDAEILPLVERTLDRDDPRTWYYALMDYGVELKRRDRGITARGADRSRQAPFAGSDREARGRVVRALTSGGGMTIPQLAAATGLEREPLERVVARLVSEGMLERRGGRVRVDTSRGRDD comes from the coding sequence ATGACGAAGCTCACGCAGCGGGATGTGCGGGAATTCCGGCGGACCGTCCTCGACGCCTACGCCGAGCGTGGCCGGCCCGGTCTCCCCTGGCGTCTCACGAACGATCCCTGGCTCATCCTCGTCTCGGAGATGATGCTCCAGCAGACGCAGGTGCCCCGCGTGGCCGAGCGGTACGGCGATTTCTGCCGGCGGTTCCCGGCGCCGGCGGACCTCGCCCGGGCCGGCCTTGACGAGGTCCTCGCCGCCTGGAGCGGCCTCGGCTACAACCGCCGCGCGATGTATCTCCACCGCGCCGCCCGCGTCATCGTCGAGCGGCACGGCGGCGCCGTGCCTGAGCGATACGGGGATCTGCTCGCCCTCCCCGGGATCGGCCCGGCGGCGGCCGGCGGCATCGCCGCCTTCGCCTTCGGCCTGGCCCACCCCTTCATCGAGACGAACATCCGCGCCGTCTTCATCCACCACTTCTTTCCCGGCCGGCGCGAGGTGCGCGACGCCGAGATCCTCCCCCTCGTCGAGCGGACGCTCGACCGCGACGATCCGCGCACGTGGTATTACGCCCTGATGGACTACGGCGTCGAGCTGAAGCGCCGTGACCGCGGCATCACCGCCCGCGGCGCCGACCGCTCACGCCAGGCCCCCTTCGCCGGCTCCGACCGGGAAGCGCGCGGTCGAGTCGTGCGGGCGCTGACGTCGGGCGGGGGCATGACGATACCCCAACTCGCCGCGGCGACCGGTCTCGAGCGCGAACCACTCGAGCGCGTCGTGGCCCGTCTCGTCTCCGAGGGGATGCTCGAGCGCCGCGGTGGGCGGGTGCGGGTGGATACCAGCCGCGGCCGCGACGATTGA
- a CDS encoding thioredoxin family protein translates to MTGMSVRRMAAVLVSAAGLLLALGCGGGAREEAPADGIGWLADVDSALTLAKTLGAPVMIDFMAVWCPPCRRMEDTTFCDPAVVAKARSFVTVRIDVDEQRDVAVRYGGNARKYGGVGIPNILFLGPSGETVKHVVGFQGPAELVAAMDSVLTLAGAAR, encoded by the coding sequence GTGACAGGGATGTCCGTGCGAAGGATGGCAGCCGTGCTCGTCTCGGCGGCCGGTCTCCTCCTGGCCCTCGGGTGCGGCGGCGGCGCCCGCGAGGAGGCCCCGGCCGACGGGATCGGGTGGCTCGCCGACGTCGATTCGGCGCTGACCCTCGCGAAAACGCTCGGCGCGCCCGTCATGATCGATTTCATGGCCGTCTGGTGTCCCCCCTGCCGCAGGATGGAGGACACGACCTTCTGCGATCCGGCCGTCGTGGCGAAGGCCCGCTCCTTCGTGACCGTCCGGATCGACGTCGACGAGCAGCGCGATGTGGCGGTCCGCTATGGCGGCAACGCTCGCAAGTACGGTGGCGTGGGGATCCCCAACATCCTCTTCCTCGGTCCGTCGGGAGAGACCGTGAAGCACGTCGTCGGGTTCCAGGGCCCCGCCGAGCTCGTCGCCGCGATGGATTCGGTTCTCACCCTCGCCGGCGCGGCCCGCTGA
- a CDS encoding VCBS repeat-containing protein, with protein sequence MRHRLRATAAASAAFTLTILLCISNGSAAFVLAGEDLVLSADTAIAVPGYSVPSFVRWDGDDLPDLVVGQGGFGYGPGKVRVYLNTGSPGAPRFDDGFVHVRAAGVEIASQEGGCMGIFPRVVDADGDGRTDLLCGEAEGFIRLYTNTGTDDAPVFDAGRYLEVGEPGAKAIIDVGQRPTPIVVDWDLDGRRDLLVGAKDGYLRIFRNEGTDAAWDFRGSALVLENGSPMFVPTARPSPQLTDLDGDGRRDLLVGNTEGNILFYPNVGSNDDPAFSGFTYVEAGGETIDLPFTPRARPFLCDWNGDGRVDLLVGSSPGNVRVYLNIDTTTGVADGLPPAGLPARLDAPWPNPFNPVVTVPFVLERRQRVRITVLDARGALVAVLVDGERPAGVHEVRWTGGGAGGGARSGVYLVRMQSAAGAFSRKIVLLR encoded by the coding sequence ATGCGCCATCGCCTCCGCGCAACCGCCGCGGCGTCCGCCGCGTTCACCCTGACGATTCTCCTGTGCATCTCGAACGGCTCGGCCGCGTTCGTGCTCGCCGGCGAAGATCTCGTTCTCTCCGCCGACACGGCGATCGCGGTGCCCGGCTACTCCGTGCCCTCGTTCGTCCGGTGGGACGGCGACGACCTCCCCGATCTCGTCGTCGGACAGGGCGGCTTCGGGTACGGCCCGGGCAAGGTCCGCGTCTACCTGAACACCGGCTCGCCCGGCGCTCCCCGGTTCGACGACGGATTCGTCCACGTCCGGGCGGCTGGCGTCGAGATCGCGAGCCAGGAGGGCGGCTGCATGGGGATCTTTCCCCGCGTCGTCGATGCCGACGGCGACGGGCGCACGGACCTGCTCTGCGGCGAAGCGGAAGGGTTCATCCGCCTCTACACGAATACGGGGACCGACGACGCCCCCGTCTTCGACGCCGGACGCTACCTCGAGGTCGGCGAGCCGGGGGCCAAGGCGATCATCGACGTCGGGCAGCGCCCCACGCCGATCGTCGTCGACTGGGATCTCGACGGGCGCCGCGATCTCCTCGTCGGCGCCAAGGACGGCTACCTGCGCATATTCCGCAACGAGGGGACCGATGCGGCGTGGGACTTCCGCGGGTCGGCGCTCGTGCTGGAGAACGGCTCGCCGATGTTCGTGCCGACGGCCCGGCCGAGTCCGCAGCTGACCGACCTCGACGGTGACGGCAGGCGGGATCTCCTCGTGGGGAACACCGAGGGGAACATCCTCTTCTACCCGAACGTCGGCTCGAACGACGATCCGGCCTTCTCCGGCTTCACGTACGTCGAGGCCGGCGGAGAGACGATCGACCTGCCCTTCACCCCCCGCGCGCGCCCCTTTCTCTGCGACTGGAACGGGGATGGCCGCGTGGACCTGCTCGTCGGCTCCTCGCCGGGGAACGTCCGCGTCTACCTCAACATCGACACGACGACGGGCGTGGCCGACGGCCTGCCGCCGGCCGGCCTCCCCGCCCGGCTCGACGCGCCGTGGCCCAATCCCTTCAACCCGGTCGTCACGGTGCCCTTCGTCCTCGAGCGGCGGCAGCGCGTGCGGATCACCGTGCTCGATGCGCGGGGCGCCCTCGTCGCCGTCCTCGTCGACGGCGAACGGCCTGCCGGCGTGCACGAGGTCCGCTGGACGGGCGGGGGAGCCGGCGGCGGTGCGAGATCGGGCGTCTACCTCGTCAGGATGCAGTCCGCCGCCGGCGCGTTCTCGCGGAAGATCGTCCTCCTGCGTTGA
- a CDS encoding Rrf2 family transcriptional regulator, which produces MRLSTRSRYGLRAMVSIVRAKGDPVTSDTVAACENVSKKYLDRILGSLRAAGLLESHRGKGGGYVLARSPELITAADVVSVLETGNGIVPCVPDPGACPKYDGCPTRSVWERLASAIDGSLGGVTLAEFARDDD; this is translated from the coding sequence GTGCGTCTGTCCACGCGTTCACGGTACGGCCTGCGGGCGATGGTGTCGATCGTCCGGGCGAAGGGCGACCCGGTGACGAGCGACACGGTGGCGGCCTGCGAGAACGTGTCCAAGAAGTACCTGGACCGGATCCTCGGATCGCTGCGAGCGGCCGGCCTGCTCGAGAGTCACCGCGGCAAGGGGGGCGGCTACGTGCTGGCGCGGTCCCCCGAGCTGATCACGGCGGCCGACGTCGTCTCCGTCCTGGAGACGGGAAACGGCATCGTGCCCTGCGTGCCCGACCCCGGGGCGTGCCCGAAGTACGACGGTTGCCCGACGCGGTCGGTCTGGGAACGGCTCGCGTCGGCGATCGACGGGAGCCTCGGCGGCGTTACCCTCGCCGAGTTCGCCCGCGACGACGACTGA
- a CDS encoding C69 family dipeptidase yields MKRFTILFAALLLLAPVLAAAPPAGVPAGLDAWCNCTGLIAGRGTTVDGSILFAKSEDDTPASIDFLWRIPRRQYAPGSVLRLENGGAIPQVAETYAYMWDQGPGTSFSNNVVNEWGVAIGSNACLSREDPVEEVAARGDLVDGGLAFELRMILAERARTAREAVQIAADLLDRHGYNASGRCLHIVGPAEAWQLQMVRGKQYVARRVQDDEVAIIANTYSIREVDPADRENFVCSPRLVEYAVERGWYDPDAGKPFDFAATYAHRNLFTHFANTDRQWDLGRLVDAGFPVSWREARTGVLPVSATPDRKLSVADLMAIFRDHYEGTPLDSTDSYRLSPHHAPGRPICCNTTHRTTIIQERSWLPPAIGTVVWRALEPPCTSGFVPWYLGITRIPAAFQAAPLRADTARAQRVDFHFHMPPETFALDTASSGGLFKFYRRLVDGDYARTIGMVRKTWDGFEAEALGMQAAVEKTALELWETDPPLAREFLTLYSGAMATRSMEIARQLVDELPLTAGVLTARGVWLFEAGDPAAAAADFEAALAARPGDAEAARLLDWARAQMRLEAERPPELPVRLLDRLAGEYGERHIFRRGDQLFYRRGDGPEYRLVPIDERTFALEGNPAFRLRFADGKGGVVEAVEGLSFDGRTDRSARTR; encoded by the coding sequence ATGAAACGTTTCACGATACTCTTCGCGGCCTTGCTCCTGCTCGCGCCGGTCCTCGCCGCGGCGCCCCCCGCCGGCGTTCCGGCCGGCCTCGACGCATGGTGCAACTGCACCGGACTCATCGCGGGCCGCGGCACCACGGTCGACGGCTCGATCCTCTTCGCCAAGAGCGAGGACGACACCCCCGCCTCGATCGACTTCCTCTGGCGCATCCCCCGACGGCAATACGCGCCGGGCTCGGTCCTGCGTCTCGAGAACGGCGGGGCGATCCCCCAGGTTGCCGAGACGTACGCCTACATGTGGGACCAGGGCCCCGGCACCTCCTTCTCCAACAACGTCGTGAACGAGTGGGGCGTCGCGATCGGCAGCAACGCCTGCCTCTCGCGCGAGGACCCGGTGGAGGAGGTCGCCGCGCGCGGCGACCTCGTCGACGGCGGCCTCGCCTTCGAGCTGCGGATGATCCTCGCCGAACGGGCCCGCACGGCGCGCGAGGCGGTACAGATCGCCGCCGATCTCCTCGACCGCCACGGCTACAACGCGAGCGGGCGATGCCTCCACATCGTCGGCCCGGCGGAGGCCTGGCAACTCCAGATGGTGCGCGGCAAGCAGTACGTCGCCCGCCGCGTGCAAGACGACGAGGTGGCGATCATCGCCAACACCTACAGCATCCGCGAGGTCGATCCCGCCGACCGCGAGAACTTCGTCTGCTCGCCCCGCCTCGTCGAGTACGCCGTCGAGCGCGGCTGGTACGATCCGGACGCGGGCAAGCCCTTCGACTTCGCCGCGACGTACGCCCACCGGAACCTCTTCACCCACTTCGCGAACACCGACCGCCAGTGGGATCTCGGGCGGCTCGTCGACGCTGGCTTCCCCGTCTCGTGGCGGGAGGCGCGCACCGGCGTCCTCCCCGTCTCGGCCACGCCGGACCGCAAGCTCTCCGTCGCCGATCTCATGGCGATCTTCCGCGACCACTACGAGGGCACCCCCCTCGACTCGACCGACAGCTACCGGCTCTCCCCGCACCACGCGCCGGGACGGCCGATCTGCTGCAACACGACCCACCGGACGACGATCATCCAGGAGCGCTCCTGGCTGCCCCCCGCGATCGGCACGGTCGTCTGGCGGGCCCTCGAGCCCCCCTGCACGAGCGGATTCGTGCCGTGGTATCTCGGGATCACGCGGATCCCGGCCGCCTTCCAGGCCGCCCCGCTGCGCGCCGACACGGCCCGCGCGCAGCGCGTGGATTTCCACTTCCACATGCCGCCGGAGACCTTCGCGCTCGATACGGCCTCCTCCGGCGGGCTCTTCAAGTTCTACCGCCGGCTCGTCGACGGCGACTACGCCCGGACGATCGGGATGGTGCGGAAGACATGGGACGGGTTCGAGGCGGAGGCGCTCGGGATGCAGGCGGCCGTCGAGAAGACGGCGCTCGAGCTGTGGGAGACCGACCCGCCTCTCGCACGCGAGTTCCTCACGCTCTACTCGGGGGCGATGGCGACGCGCTCGATGGAGATCGCCCGCCAACTCGTCGACGAGCTGCCACTGACGGCGGGTGTCCTGACCGCCCGCGGCGTGTGGCTTTTCGAGGCGGGGGACCCGGCGGCGGCCGCCGCCGACTTCGAGGCGGCCCTCGCCGCACGGCCGGGGGACGCGGAGGCGGCTCGGCTGCTCGACTGGGCGCGCGCGCAGATGCGGCTGGAGGCGGAGAGACCGCCCGAGCTGCCGGTCCGGCTCCTCGATCGCCTGGCCGGCGAGTACGGGGAACGCCACATCTTCCGGCGAGGCGACCAGCTCTTCTACCGGCGCGGGGACGGCCCCGAGTACCGTCTCGTGCCGATAGACGAGCGCACCTTCGCCCTCGAGGGCAATCCGGCCTTCCGGCTCCGGTTCGCCGATGGCAAGGGCGGCGTCGTCGAAGCGGTCGAGGGCCTCTCTTTCGACGGGCGGACCGACCGGTCCGCGCGGACACGGTAG
- a CDS encoding aldo/keto reductase, translating into METIYLSNDGPELSRVALGMMRLRDWQLARPELCELIERCLELGLNTFDHADIYGGQACESLFGDAFSSMAVAREDVRLVTKCGIRIPGPGATDPVVKHYDSSRAYILRSVEGSLKRLRTGYVDLLLIHRPDPLMDAAEIAAAFTELRERGLVRFFGVSNFTPSQFDLLQSRLPFSLVTNQIECSVLQTEALDDGTLDACQRLGIAPMAWSPLGGGALFDASSKRASAVLRELAEIGKERGIGSIDRLAIAWLRCHPANIVPVIGTGNPERIAESVAASGTDISREDWFRILRASRGADVP; encoded by the coding sequence TTGGAGACGATCTACCTGTCGAATGATGGCCCGGAGCTGTCGCGCGTCGCGCTCGGCATGATGCGCCTCCGGGACTGGCAACTCGCGCGGCCGGAGCTGTGCGAACTGATCGAACGCTGCCTCGAACTCGGCCTGAACACCTTCGACCATGCGGACATCTACGGCGGGCAGGCGTGCGAGTCGCTCTTCGGCGATGCTTTCTCGTCGATGGCGGTGGCGCGGGAGGATGTCCGGCTCGTCACGAAATGCGGCATCCGCATCCCCGGCCCGGGCGCAACCGACCCCGTGGTGAAGCACTATGACTCGTCGCGCGCCTACATCCTGCGTTCGGTCGAGGGCTCGCTGAAACGCCTGCGCACCGGCTACGTCGACCTCCTGCTCATCCACCGCCCCGACCCGCTGATGGACGCGGCGGAGATCGCTGCCGCCTTCACGGAGCTGCGCGAGCGCGGCCTCGTGCGCTTCTTCGGCGTCTCGAACTTCACCCCGTCGCAGTTCGACCTGCTGCAATCGCGCCTCCCGTTCTCGCTCGTCACAAACCAGATCGAATGCTCCGTCCTCCAGACCGAGGCCCTCGACGACGGGACGCTCGACGCGTGCCAGCGGCTCGGCATCGCGCCCATGGCCTGGAGCCCCCTCGGCGGCGGGGCGCTGTTCGACGCCTCGTCGAAACGGGCCTCCGCGGTCCTCCGCGAGCTGGCGGAGATCGGCAAGGAGCGGGGTATCGGCTCGATCGACCGGTTGGCGATCGCGTGGCTGCGTTGCCATCCCGCCAACATCGTCCCGGTGATCGGCACGGGCAACCCGGAGCGGATCGCCGAATCGGTCGCGGCGTCCGGCACGGACATCTCGCGGGAGGACTGGTTCCGGATCCTCCGGGCCTCCCGCGGCGCGGACGTGCCATAG
- a CDS encoding glycoside hydrolase family 16 protein, whose protein sequence is MLIAAIALLLAATAGCDRDDDAAEWKLVWEDTFDGDAGTSPDSASWDFDIGTNWGNNQLEYDTDRPENVSLDGWGNLAIVARREEYLGREYTSGRIKTEGRFSQTRGRFEARIRLPVGQGIWPAFWLLGTDIDVVGWPECGEIDIMEYRGQEPNVAINSLHGPGYSGGSAISRRYVLPGNGFDADFHVFAIEWDRTRITWFVDDTRTFTVTTEDIPAGGRWVFNHPFFIILNVAVGGNFVGPPDDETTVFPQTMLVDRVRVYSME, encoded by the coding sequence CTGCTCATTGCCGCGATCGCCCTCCTGCTCGCCGCGACGGCGGGCTGTGATCGCGACGACGACGCGGCGGAATGGAAGCTCGTCTGGGAGGACACCTTCGACGGCGACGCCGGGACGTCGCCGGATTCGGCGAGCTGGGACTTCGACATCGGAACGAACTGGGGCAACAACCAGCTCGAGTACGACACCGACCGGCCTGAAAACGTCTCCCTGGACGGCTGGGGGAACCTCGCCATCGTCGCGCGGCGGGAGGAATACCTCGGGCGGGAGTACACGTCCGGGCGCATCAAGACGGAGGGGCGCTTCTCGCAGACGCGCGGGCGGTTCGAGGCGCGGATCCGCCTGCCGGTGGGGCAGGGGATCTGGCCGGCCTTCTGGCTGCTTGGCACCGATATCGACGTGGTCGGCTGGCCGGAGTGCGGCGAGATCGACATCATGGAATACCGCGGGCAGGAACCGAACGTGGCCATCAACAGCCTGCACGGTCCCGGCTACTCGGGCGGCTCGGCGATCAGCCGGAGATACGTGCTTCCCGGGAACGGGTTCGACGCGGACTTCCACGTGTTCGCGATCGAGTGGGATCGCACGCGCATTACCTGGTTCGTCGACGACACCCGCACCTTCACGGTGACGACGGAGGACATTCCGGCCGGCGGTCGCTGGGTGTTCAACCACCCGTTCTTCATCATCCTGAACGTCGCCGTCGGCGGCAATTTCGTCGGGCCGCCCGACGACGAGACGACCGTCTTCCCGCAAACGATGCTCGTCGACCGGGTCCGCGTCTACAGCATGGAATGA
- a CDS encoding glycosidase: MRTAAIVIAVAVVQLLAAPATASPSATSPVDVRIVTDAEGSKFLVNGEDFMIFGMNWGYMPIGENYLYSLWAQPDDVIEEALAREMQLLRAMGVNVIRQYAGIPPRWVEHIYERYGIYTVVNHPMGRYGFTLDGVWHPSVDYSDPRMRQAITAEIVALVDEFRNTKGMLFWLLGNENNYGLHWASNEIEALPEGERDAARARHLYSLFGDVTDAVKARDGRPVAIANGDIQYLDIIAEECRNIDIFGTNVYRGISARDLFRRVKDELGVPVVFTEFGADAWNAREMREDQVMQARYLVGQWREIYEQSAGKGRVGNAAGGFVFQWSDGWWKYLQDSNLDVHDLNASWPNRAYPEDFVEGGNNMNEEWWGITAKGRPDSRGLYEVYPRAAYYALQKAFRLDPYAGGTDLATIAEHFGAISPVMTAVEARGDKVALVAEQTERVRVSGVRMEYETFNTGGTDISTPESEFPQLKLPGFQGFDHQESFYTEFEVKPAENFTGNLSINILGNVAVNPIDEIYYENRGRRRTIIADGEPYDFNGIERVKVYGASVSWDDTWFHLDGFYRVGHTHWGYEGDFFGLYRDAFYGENIDIYNSDAPVGVEVSLKRAFEGLKFAYGPQLWWGANPSFYVKYTRAFGRVEATALFQEEFASQNALTSSIAVPVPPTRRATLAFKTNWGRLGIEIGGIWAGSTKAGDPFQIVEATADGYKVYVDEIKDSDAFGAKAKLTFETGRWHWYAQSAVAGLVADGGPTAIYNFTGWTLRDSGWSNQRNVMSGIAMDIGRFQIGPNFLWQKPIEDPIPADAPAPARPRNVLDDPFAVRYNRETVGAELVLAYDPTPATWMWAWDNDMREDASLAWSLGYVFRHLPTTMDAGIGIMEDGVTSFPFPNATPPRDLWEVHARIVSRLAPGRRVVAHFYGGWAEPNGEDLRKIERFGTAARITWGPLALATFAKFNDWGPYDYHRDFNYTYPVQVMGDISYAIGSPRWFAFPQTRVGIRGLWRSLDEYSNRYCPALVPGVGGDLVCDPTAPGDGSEWEIRTYLHVSL, from the coding sequence ATGCGGACCGCCGCAATAGTCATTGCCGTGGCGGTCGTCCAGCTTCTCGCCGCGCCGGCGACGGCCTCACCGTCGGCGACGAGCCCCGTGGACGTGCGGATCGTCACCGACGCCGAGGGATCGAAGTTTCTCGTGAACGGCGAGGATTTCATGATATTCGGCATGAACTGGGGCTACATGCCCATCGGCGAGAACTATCTCTACAGCCTGTGGGCGCAGCCGGACGACGTCATCGAGGAGGCCCTCGCGCGGGAGATGCAGCTGCTCAGAGCCATGGGCGTGAACGTCATCCGCCAATACGCGGGGATTCCGCCGCGCTGGGTGGAGCATATCTACGAGCGCTACGGCATCTACACCGTGGTCAACCACCCGATGGGGCGCTACGGTTTCACCCTCGACGGCGTCTGGCACCCGTCGGTCGACTACTCCGATCCGCGGATGAGGCAGGCCATCACCGCCGAGATCGTGGCGCTCGTCGACGAGTTCAGGAACACGAAGGGCATGCTCTTCTGGCTGCTCGGCAACGAGAACAACTACGGCCTGCACTGGGCCTCCAACGAGATCGAGGCCCTGCCCGAGGGGGAGCGCGACGCGGCCAGGGCGCGGCACCTCTACTCCCTCTTCGGCGACGTCACCGACGCCGTCAAGGCCCGCGACGGGCGCCCGGTGGCGATCGCGAACGGCGACATCCAGTACCTCGACATCATCGCCGAGGAGTGCCGGAACATCGACATCTTCGGGACGAACGTCTACCGGGGGATCTCCGCCCGGGATCTCTTCCGGCGGGTGAAAGACGAGCTCGGCGTCCCCGTGGTCTTCACCGAGTTCGGGGCGGACGCCTGGAACGCGCGCGAGATGCGCGAGGACCAGGTGATGCAGGCGCGCTACCTGGTGGGGCAGTGGCGGGAGATCTACGAGCAGTCCGCCGGCAAGGGCCGCGTCGGGAACGCCGCCGGCGGTTTCGTCTTCCAGTGGAGCGACGGCTGGTGGAAGTACCTGCAGGACAGCAATCTCGACGTCCACGATCTCAACGCGTCCTGGCCCAACCGGGCCTATCCCGAGGATTTCGTCGAGGGCGGGAACAACATGAACGAGGAGTGGTGGGGCATCACGGCCAAGGGGCGCCCCGACTCCCGCGGCCTCTACGAGGTCTACCCGCGGGCCGCCTACTACGCCCTCCAGAAGGCCTTCCGACTCGATCCCTACGCCGGGGGAACCGACCTCGCGACGATCGCCGAGCACTTCGGCGCGATCTCCCCCGTCATGACGGCCGTCGAGGCGCGCGGCGACAAGGTCGCGCTCGTCGCCGAGCAGACCGAGCGCGTCCGCGTGTCCGGCGTCCGGATGGAGTACGAGACGTTCAACACCGGCGGCACGGACATCAGCACGCCCGAGTCGGAATTCCCGCAGCTGAAGTTGCCCGGGTTCCAGGGCTTCGATCACCAGGAGTCCTTCTACACGGAGTTCGAGGTGAAGCCCGCGGAGAATTTCACCGGAAATCTCTCGATCAATATCCTCGGCAACGTCGCCGTCAATCCCATCGACGAGATCTACTACGAGAACCGCGGCCGGCGGCGGACGATCATCGCCGACGGGGAGCCCTACGATTTCAACGGGATCGAGCGGGTGAAGGTGTACGGCGCGTCCGTATCGTGGGACGATACCTGGTTCCATCTCGACGGCTTCTATCGCGTCGGCCACACGCACTGGGGCTACGAGGGGGATTTCTTCGGCCTCTACCGCGACGCCTTCTACGGCGAGAACATCGATATCTACAACAGCGATGCGCCGGTCGGCGTGGAGGTCAGCCTGAAGCGCGCCTTCGAGGGACTCAAGTTCGCCTACGGTCCGCAGCTCTGGTGGGGGGCGAACCCCTCGTTCTACGTGAAGTACACGCGCGCCTTCGGCCGGGTGGAGGCGACCGCCCTCTTCCAGGAGGAGTTCGCGAGCCAGAATGCGCTCACCTCGTCGATCGCCGTCCCGGTGCCCCCGACCCGCCGCGCGACGCTGGCCTTCAAGACGAACTGGGGGCGCCTCGGGATCGAGATCGGCGGCATCTGGGCCGGCTCGACGAAGGCCGGCGATCCCTTCCAGATCGTCGAGGCGACGGCGGACGGGTACAAGGTCTACGTCGACGAGATCAAGGACAGCGATGCCTTCGGCGCGAAGGCGAAGCTGACCTTCGAGACGGGGCGCTGGCACTGGTACGCGCAGTCCGCAGTCGCCGGTCTCGTCGCCGACGGGGGGCCGACGGCCATCTACAACTTCACCGGCTGGACGCTCAGGGACAGCGGCTGGAGCAACCAGCGGAACGTCATGTCCGGTATCGCCATGGACATCGGCAGGTTCCAGATCGGCCCGAACTTTCTCTGGCAGAAGCCGATCGAGGACCCCATCCCCGCCGACGCACCCGCTCCCGCGAGGCCGCGGAACGTGCTCGACGACCCCTTCGCCGTCCGCTACAACCGCGAGACGGTCGGCGCGGAGCTCGTTCTCGCGTACGATCCGACGCCCGCGACGTGGATGTGGGCATGGGACAACGATATGCGTGAGGACGCGAGTCTCGCCTGGAGCCTCGGCTACGTCTTCCGCCACCTTCCGACGACGATGGACGCAGGAATCGGGATCATGGAGGACGGCGTGACGTCGTTCCCCTTCCCCAACGCGACGCCTCCCCGCGACCTGTGGGAGGTGCACGCGCGCATCGTCTCCAGGCTCGCTCCCGGGCGGCGCGTCGTCGCCCATTTCTACGGCGGCTGGGCGGAGCCGAACGGCGAGGATCTCCGCAAGATCGAGCGCTTCGGGACGGCCGCGAGGATCACGTGGGGGCCCCTGGCCCTCGCGACCTTCGCGAAGTTCAACGACTGGGGGCCCTACGACTACCACCGTGATTTCAACTACACCTACCCCGTGCAGGTGATGGGGGACATCTCCTACGCGATCGGGTCGCCGCGGTGGTTCGCCTTCCCGCAGACGCGCGTGGGCATCCGCGGCCTCTGGCGGTCGCTCGACGAGTACTCCAACCGCTACTGCCCGGCCCTGGTGCCGGGCGTCGGCGGCGACCTCGTCTGCGACCCCACCGCCCCCGGCGACGGCTCCGAGTGGGAGATCAGGACCTATCTCCACGTGTCCCTGTAG